The Lactuca sativa cultivar Salinas chromosome 2, Lsat_Salinas_v11, whole genome shotgun sequence genome includes the window TATTGATTTTCCTTGCAGGAGTAATCTTCCATTTCGATCTTCAAAGTTTCATTCCATTCGTGAGAGCCTTCTTCTCGAAATTGAAGCAAACAACGAATTTCCCTTCAGCTATCACCATGAGAACCCACTCCAGATTATGACCCTTTGTTTCCTTGTTCCCTTGAAAAAACTCGTTCCAATTGATATCAATTGCTTGAACAAAAGGTGTGTACCAATTCACGATAAAAAAAATTGGGATTAAAAATAAATCCAAAATCAGGAATTCGATTAAACTAGGAATGAGACAGAAGTTAACCTATAGATTCGAAATCTAACAAGAAATTCATGTTCACTAACGATTCCAGAAAATAAATAAGTATGTGTTTACAAAACCATAAAAAGAAAACAGGACTTACCAGTTGAAGGGATCAGAGAAGGAAACAACTACAGCTGGCGCCGGAGCCGGAGATCAGAATCTTGGAGCGGAGAAGGATCGACGATGTGAGCGATGGTTATAATTATGACTGCTGGAATAATCGGATTTGAGTTGGGGGCAGTCGACAGAGTCTGCTTACGTGCAGCAGTCAGTCTCCTCGTTTCTTGAACCTACTTGAAGCAATGCCGTCTCTTCGTCTTCCAAATTTTGAAACTGGCGCTCTGTACCAGTTTTTCTTTTGCCGACTCCCCTTGGATCAAGACTTTGGCCTATAATAACTAGACCAGATTTGATGCCCCTGTCATTGTGATGCCCTGGGCAGTGGCCCAGCTCGCCCAGCCCTTGGGCCGGCCCTGCATCTTTTATAGGGACTCAAATTTTTTATGGAAATTTTTATATTTAGAAGATAGTACAAATAATTTTCTTCCAATTATtgagttattataaaaaaaacttgATGGAATTTGTGTATTTTAAGGGCGTATTTTTTGCTCTCGCCCGGGACCCAAAATATGTTTGGAacgccctatatatatatatatatatatatatatatatatatatatatatatatatatatatatatatatatatatatatatatatatatatatatatatatatatatatatatatatatcatgttgaCCATTCATATCAATTGGTCAAAATTTGAACAGTGTTTACCCAATGCCAACTATAAagagcaatgttttaaaaaccggttttttagttgaaccggtatgatgaccggttcccggtttaaccggttcgactgccgggtgaaccggtttctatatttttcatgtttttaattttttttctattttcctaaacatatatacatatataaatcatgaatttgatgtttataagttcaaacattaaaaatacacataaaaataaattgtagatgaatccaaatacactaaaataacatataaccataagttttagtgtttacaTTAATCCATATacgttaaaaagaaaaataaaatataataccgaaacaaaatatagttttagatgaatataaacacataaaaaaactttataatatttgtcatatgtttttatttagagaaaaaataaatagatttgaaaaaaatcaccaaagtttattatgtaaatgattttttttcattgtttttattcggtttaaccggtttattttgaccggttcaaccgggtttttctaaaaccggccggttcaatccggttcagaaatcaatgtaaaaccggtgatagttgaaccgctccctccTCCGATTTCCGGTCCAAACGattcgaccggccggttcaaacacGGTTTTTAAAACACTGATAAAGAGTAAAACTATAActtactctaattaatactttaAGAAACAATTAATTTACAGAGTTAGAAACCGTTTGGGTCGTTGGGTCCATTAGAAGATATACAATATCTTTCTCCTATATTCGTGGACACAATTGTCGGCTGTGTACTCGAACAAAGATCGCCGTACGAGTTCCGAATTcgtaattaaaatgaaaatgaatGGCTCAGATCCTCTCTTCTCACCTTTAGACTTCAGTAGGGTCACACCGCCACAGTTATTGGCGCATTTTTCGCAACGCGGCAAGGCCTTACATGTTGTGGCCCACCACAATAAAAGCCCATTAAGAAACTCAATCCTATACAGTTACACTATCCAGCCTCATTTAATTTCAATAAAGCGCTTTAACTTTTCTGTAATTGCATTTAAAAGCTTTAATTGTGTTAGTATAATATGATAACGAAAGTGTTGTGTGGAACTGTGGAAGGTGTAGTCGTATCGGGCCTCTCAACTGTAAATGGTTTTTattgatatttaaaaaaaatagtatatcattaaaattttaaagggaaaatgacataaaagcctTAAGTTTTCACAAAAATGTCGGTTTTACTCTTAGACGTGTTTTATGTCCGGTAAAGCCCaaaattttgtttaatttgttcatttttaccCTTGTAGCCGGTTTTCAGGTAACCTACCGGTTACCTAATGTGATTAAAGcccttgaattttaaaaaatgtttggatttacccttaagtttttcaaaaatgttcggaTTACCTTACATTGATTGTTGCTATTGTTATTAGGGAAAATTTCACATACGTCCTTACAAACATTAAGAATTACGTTTATATCctttcaaaattcataattaCATATATATCCTTGTTAACCTAGTAAACTCACGTTTATatccatttttataatttaaagagatataaattaatttaatatcaacaaatatatttagaagtaaaaaatacatatagatttaccaaaataccctttacaCATTATATCTAAAAATAAATCGTATTCCTTTTTATTGCTAGAAATTGTTAATTAGGTTTTGAGGGGAAAATAGAATCCTCAGTCGTCGTGATCGATCAGCCAACCAAGCACCTTTCTCCATCGCCAAAAATCGAGTTCCATCTCTCCCTCCCATCTTCCGGTCTCCATCACCTTCTTCCCTCTTAGTTGTTGTTCTTTTCTTCTATTCTTCTATTATTCCCTAATTTCTACCAAATTTGTTTCACAATCGAAGCTTTTTGATTTGTCGGGTGTAATCGAATCGGGTTTTTGATCATTGGGTACAACCTGTCAAAGATTTTTCAAATAATCAAAGTATTTGATCTTTGTGGATTTTGTTTCGAGTTTGATGGAGTCGAGGTGGTTACAATGGCAGCTTCGAAATCTGCTGCACGGACGTACTACTGGAGGGAGTATTTTAAGAGCTCAAATCGAGTTCATGGGTTTGTAATTTATGCTCATTGTCTGTCGTTTTTCTTTGCTAGTCTGAATCGGTGTTGTAAGGCCATAGTTATCGAGAGACTGCCATCTGGAGTATTTGCTGACCCATTTGAGCTACAACATCTTACTCAACTTGATTGTAAATTACAGTGATACCCTTCAAGTAATTTGTGTAGCATGTTtacctcaaaaagttatattacgtgttttttttttttttttttgcagtgtTTACTGATGCTTTGGGGACACTGATTTAGAGTTGTCAATGTTAATTCTTGTGCTTCATTGAACAAATTAATGGAAAATTGAGAGAAATTACCACTCCTTATTGATTTATTAGCTCTACTATTTCTGTGAATGAAATCCTATGCACTACAATATTTTTACTAGCTTTTATTTTCTGTCTTCCTCATTTTCTTACCAGGTTATTCTCATATATTTTTAGAGTGTGAAATACATGACAGAGGATGAAGGTGATGATGTTGAAAGcagtgaagatgaagatgaaaccTGTTTGACTGGTCAAAGCAAAAACTCATCTCAAAAGAtcaaaagttatgatagagttagCACTTGTCCTTATCCCTATGTAAATGAGGAGAAGACACGAATTGGAATCACAATTGAGAAGGAAGAGAAACCTAATGAAGACTTGTCCTTATGTTTAATGTATTTTAaacaatttagaaaaaaaaaatcaagttttttcttATTATAGGATCATACTTTCAATTTATTTGGGTTATAGTAATGTACATCCATTTTAAGTTTGAGTTTATAATAAAAGTTCTTTTGTTCTTGGTCAATGAGTGAGCAATGTACTTTCAACTATTTGCttataatagcatcctacttgtAGAAATGGTGCATATGCAGAAAAACATTATATAACTGGTCCATAGGCAGGAAAACATTCCAAAATTGGTCCTTGCGACTGAAAAGTATTACAGAAATGGTTCCTGTGCAGGGAAACATTGCAGAATATGTCCTTATAATACAAATACATTTCGTAAATGGTCCTTGTCCAAAAATACGTTATATAATTGGTCCCATATGTAGGAAAACATTACAGAATAGGTCCTTGTGACAGAATAACATTACAGAAATGGTACCTATTTAGAAATACATTACAAAATTAGTCCCCCGTGATAGACAATtattgcaaaaatggtctctaTGTAGGAGAACATTATAGAATAAGTCCCTACGACAGAAAATTATTACAGAATAGGTACCTGTGACAAAAAACATTACCAAAATGGTCCACTCCAGAAATACATTACATAATTGGTCCTCtgtgaaagaatattattatagAAATGGACTGTGTGCATGTGAACATTACAGAATAGGCCCATGTGACAGAAAATTATTACAGAAATAgtccatttgaaaaaaaaaacaatcataaAAATGGTTCCAAATTAAATACATACGTCTGATCAAATTTTTAACAGTCTTTCCCATGATAAATCCTACTGaacaagattaaaaaaaaataacaatctATGCAGAAAGAATTAAATACTAAAATGCAATCAAACTCATAACAAAAACTCATGATCTTTTGTGTTCTTTCTTCTTGCTAGTGGATGTTTCATCAAAACCTTGATGCGCGGGATTTTTGCAAGTCCTTTGATGGTGTCCATACATACCACAACGCGGACATCTGTGTCGTTTCTTGGGCTCGTCACGTGGTACAATTCTATTCTTTTTAGGTCGTCCAGGCGGCCGTTTTATAATAGGTGGGTATATCTTATCGACTGTCTCTATATGCACCCATTGATCTTTTCCGGGCATCGGACCAATTTCTAAAGCATATGCTTCTTTAAATTTGTCGACTGTGAAATATGTATCAACATATTTGTCCCAACTAGGCTCCCTTGTGAAAGCAATAAAAGCAGCTGCATGTACACACGGAAGGCCTGTAACTTGCCATTTTTTACAACTACATTTTTTCTCATCCAATATAACATCCCACCGACTTCCTTTGTAGTTCACTTCTGCTTTATTATCACTGCTTCTACAAACTTGAAATTCACCCAAGTTCTACATGAGAAAATAGACAAGAAGAAACTAATATTAGGAAAAATAAATATGTttaatgcaaaaaaaaaagtgTATATATACAGTTCCTTAACTTACCTTAGTGATTGTTTTGAGATAGTTCTTTGCTTTTGGAACTAGTGGTCCTTTCCATTTTTTCACCTTACTccttttcttgtcaaatcgttccATAAGCTTTTCTCTAATTGCATCAAGGAGATCAAGCACTGGTTTATAACGTATGTCACCTACCCAAGAGTTAAAAGTTTCTGAAATATTGTTGGTGATGTAATCACACTTGACAAGTGTGCCAAACTTACTTCTACTCCATATCTTTTTATGGTTCTCATTCAAATATAAAATTGCATCTTTACTTACAGTAGCAATTTCATTTAACAATCTGTCATGCTTACTAACAGAGTAGGTATTTGCAGCCTCCCATAGCTTGCTCATGAAAAAGTCACCTCGATAATGTTTCTTGAAGTTGCTACATAAATGTCTTAAGCATTCTCGATGCTCGATATCAGGATAAACCTGTGTAATAGCTACTTCTAACCCTTTTTGCATGTCAGAGGAGATAACAAGACCATTAGGTGTACCAATCGCTTTTTCTAGTGACTTGAGAAACCAAGTCCATGATTTTGTATTCTCCGACTCAAGCACACCATAGGCTACTGGAAACATACCATTGTTACCATCTATACTTGTGGCAGCGGCTAACACACCATTAAATTTCCCTTTCAAATGACAAGCATCAAGCCCAATGTAAGGACGACAACCAGCAAGAAAACCCTTGTAACATGCTGTTAAAGATATAAAAAAGCGTAGGAAATGTTTTTTGTCACCCACTGTCTGTAAATCAATCTCCACGATACTTCCTGGGTTTCTCTTTTCAATTTCCTGTTTGAAATCATATATATTTAGATAAGAGTCATCCCACTTGCCATACATATCGGTATAAGCTTGCTCCCTTCCTCTAAAGACTCTCATATATGGTACTTCAACATTGTAGCTATGCATAAGCCACTTTTTCAGGTCGGCAGGAGAGACATCGCCTTCAGATTTCAACTTGTCGGTTACAACATCAGCAATCCACCCTTGAGTGGCATGTTTGTTACCACACTTGTTGCTTCGAGTACAAGAATGAGTATCTACAAATTTCTTAACCTACAAAATttcataaaaaacatataattatGTTAACTTAATAACAATGTCGAAAAGTGTAGTATTTCTTAAATTTCATACTTACTTCAAACGTAACCCCATCTTGTGTAAGAGAAGCATGAATTCTCCATTTGCACTTTTTATCGTCACAACATGCTGTAAGTCTTGTCAAATCACTTTTCTCAATGACATACTCAAATTCATTTGTTAGTGCATAATGGTTTAATGCTCTTCTAAAAGAAACTGCACTTGGGAATTTAGAATTCACTTTCATAAATGGATTTATCTTACTATATGCATAAGTTTCACCATAATTTAGAAGCTCATATTCATTATCAGAACTATGAAGACTATGATAACTTTCTTGACTTAGGCAAATTGAGTCTGTCTCATTTTCATCATCAGATTCATCAATAACTTGATCTTGACAACTAAACAATTTACAGTTATACCTTAATTTTTCGGTTGTCACATAAATTGTTACTTCTTTCTCCTCATTATACATGCTAAGCATCACCATGAACCTCTCATCATTATCAAGTTCAATAAAGCATTGCTCTTTTGCATGTTTGTCAACAAATACTATTGACAAAACAATATCACTTTGTGATGGATAATGTTTTTTCACCTCTTCAAGTAGATGATTTAAGCCGTACGAACATGTGTCTATATAGAGAGATTTTGTAGATCCAAAACAATATACTTGCCTACATGAGTTCCTAGCTAACCGAAAGAAGCCTCCATATTTCAGTTTAAGCTTGTATTTCGATATGACTTGCCTGACAaccataatgaaaaaaaaattatgcaaTTGAAGGGCCACATAAAATATCATTCATCTTATTTGTAAGAACTTACTCAATTATCGGGGAGTGAACACTTATTTCCCATGTCGGTGTATCAATCTCATCACCCATCaaaattaattgaataaaaagAGATTACCTGTTGCGATTATAAGACGATGAGATGAAAAATTAATCAAATGTAGAACCACAGTTAATAGAATGTATTCTTTGACAAGTCTATTGACCAAACCGGATGTTTTTGACCTATCAATGTTCATTATGTTTGGTATTTCGCAATATGTATTCTAATTTGTCGTTATTTCTAACCATACCAAATAATTAGTAGATAACTTGgaatttacagtttaatacatGATCTTAAAAAAACACTATGATCGGAGAGACTAAAAATATATATGTGATTAAAATGCGCCTTCTGATTTCTATTCATAATCAAATATGCAATCAAAATTAATCAAATGAAGGAAAAAATATACCTGTGAAGAAAAAGACGGACTTTATTAGTCCACTGTGATGAAGAAGCACAGAATGCAAGTCGAATGATAAAGAACCACAAACTGCAAGTCGACCTATTGGAGGGTTTTTCTGTTTCACGTGGTGGACTTTTCCCACATTTAATTAGGTTTAATCctaattaattaggtttaatcatAATTAAATGCATTTAGTTGTAATCtttaataatgtttaaagggtattttggtaaatctatatgtattttttatttctAAATATACTTGTTgatattaaattaatttatatctCTTTAAATTATAACATTGGATATAAACGTGAGTTTACTAGGTTAATAAGGATATATATGtaattatgaattttgaaagGATATAAACGTAATTCTTAATGTTTGTAAGGACGTATGTGAAATTTTcccttgttattattattattattattattattattattattattattattattattattattattattacatttttaattgtataaaattattttatacatacatttttaaatgtataaaaatattttatacacacatttttaaatgtataaaaatatttttactaatataagtatatttttaaaaatatatgtacTTGTATTTAGTATTAATATACatttgaaaaccctaaatcttcatcTATAATTGTTGAATCGAACAGAAAAAGCTTGATAAAGTAAAAAATGTCGTCAATGACTGATTTTGCAAAAACAAATGCTTCAGATCAATATAAAAACTGATGCATTTCGTGATCTTTTTTGTGAACTTACAACAATCATAAATGAAGTTTATACTCGTATTTGACATTTCGTTATCATTTTTTGAGATAAAAACAGTTAATGAATGATTTTAAGTTGATAATACTTAATTTTTACAGTGATCAAGTGTTTTTGTCGAGGTTTTTTTATACATTAAAaatgtattaataataataataataataataataataatgtattaaaaactatgaaatatttttatacatttaaaaatgtgtgtataaaatatttttatacaattaataataataataataataataataataataataataataataatcaaaataacaatcaaggtaaggaTAAATTCGAACATTATtgaaaaacttaagggtaaatccgaacattt containing:
- the LOC111897356 gene encoding uncharacterized protein LOC111897356 gives rise to the protein MGDEIDTPTWEISVHSPIIEQVISKYKLKLKYGGFFRLARNSCRQVYCFGSTKSLYIDTCSYGLNHLLEEVKKHYPSQSDIVLSIVFVDKHAKEQCFIELDNDERFMVMLSMYNEEKEVTIYVTTEKLRYNCKLFSCQDQVIDESDDENETDSICLSQESYHSLHSSDNEYELLNYGETYAYSKINPFMKVNSKFPSAVSFRRALNHYALTNEFEYVIEKSDLTRLTACCDDKKCKWRIHASLTQDGVTFEVKKFVDTHSCTRSNKCGNKHATQGWIADVVTDKLKSEGDVSPADLKKWLMHSYNVEVPYMRVFRGREQAYTDMYGKWDDSYLNIYDFKQEIEKRNPGSIVEIDLQTVGDKKHFLRFFISLTACYKGFLAGCRPYIGLDACHLKGKFNGVLAAATSIDGNNGMFPVAYGVLESENTKSWTWFLKSLEKAIGTPNGLVISSDMQKGLEVAITQVYPDIEHRECLRHLCSNFKKHYRGDFFMSKLWEAANTYSVSKHDRLLNEIATVSKDAILYLNENHKKIWSRSKFGTLVKCDYITNNISETFNSWVGDIRYKPVLDLLDAIREKLMERFDKKRSKVKKWKGPLVPKAKNYLKTITKNLGEFQVCRSSDNKAEVNYKGSRWDVILDEKKCSCKKWQVTGLPCVHAAAFIAFTREPSWDKYVDTYFTVDKFKEAYALEIGPMPGKDQWVHIETVDKIYPPIIKRPPGRPKKNRIVPRDEPKKRHRCPRCGMYGHHQRTCKNPAHQGFDETSTSKKKEHKRS